A single window of Lonchura striata isolate bLonStr1 chromosome 20, bLonStr1.mat, whole genome shotgun sequence DNA harbors:
- the SEZ6 gene encoding seizure protein 6 homolog isoform X3, whose translation MGMPLSAWLAASLPCAETCHCSSHPPRCLGVPSAKAQDLLGPQPAGEAAGASLHARCASFNGLARKTGESAEVEPTALPTPAEREAEARFVSTAPTLKILNHHPLLEDLLHEAFLKKDYLAQAPFLPAGTGPLLPAGALQPAPGPPEPEPSPRTPALPRPAFPTDPLTTPAGRPGPWGEAWGAVPGADPSWSPSGVPESSTASPSQASTTASTSLAPRAGATVVPGDEEGTTTTSTITTTTVTTLQGPAPCNRTLAGPEGWLVSPEPTGVPYDGSLDCTYSISVYPGYGVELKVENISLAEGETLTVESAGGLEPNLLANESFLLRGQVIRSPANLLTLRFQSPRPPSPGSYHFHYQAYLLSCPFPARPAFGEVSVSSLHPGGDARFRCSTGYQLQGARRLVCRNATRPFWSAREPLCLAACGGVVRNATVGRIVSPGFPGNYSNNLTCHWLLEAPDGHRLHLHFEKVSLAEDDDRLIIRNGNNVEAPPVYDSYEVEYLPIEGLLSTGRHFFVELTTDSSGAAAGMALRYEAFEQGHCYEPFVKYGNFTTSDPRYPVGTTVEFSCDPGYTLEQGSTIIECVDPSDPQWNETEPACRAVCSGELTDTAGVVLSPNWPEAYGKGQDCIWGLHVEEDKRIMLDVRVLRLGSGDMLTFYDGDDLTARILGQYTGARGRFKLYASTADVTVQFQSDPGAGAFAYRQGFVIHFSEVPRNDTCPELPDIANGWKTSSQPELLHGTVVTFHCYPGFQLTGTDLLMCHWDLTWSGDLPSCERVTTCRDPGDAEHSRRVVSNPKFPVGATVQYVCDKGYVLAGAGTLTCHDRAAGGPKWSDRLPKCIPETYEPCHNPGVPAGGRQSPERRLYPAGATLRFSCTAGRALLGESSLRCLPGHPSRWSGSPPICKAASYDEFYSNRNLDAVAKAVPSGTTLEGTNVAIAVFLPVLVVALLIGGIYLYFSKLQGKPALQLPLAGSHPYDHITVESAFDNPTYETGSVFFAGHEGI comes from the exons ATGGGTATGCCTCTATCTGCCTGGCTTGctgccagcctgccctgtgctgagaCCTGCCACTGCTCATCACATCCTCCAAGGTGTCTGGGGGTCCCATCGGCCAAGGCTCAGGATCTGCTCGGCCCCCAGCCTGCGGGGGAAGCGGCAGGAGCCAGCCTGCACGCTCGCTGTGCCA GCTTCAATGGGCTGGCAAGGAAGACAGGGGAGAGCGCTGAGGTGGAGCCGACGGCGCTGCCCACGCCGGCGGAGCGGGAGGCAGAGGCTCGCTTCGTGAGCACGGCGCCCACGCTCAAGATCCTCAACCACCACCCGCTGCTGGAGGACCTGCTGCACGAAGCCTTCCTGAAGAAGGACTACCTGGCCCAGGCGCCATTCCTGCCTGCTGGAACGggccctctcctccctgctggcGCCCTCCAGCCTGCCCCCGGCCCCCCAGAACCTGAGCCCTCACCCCgcacccctgccctgccccggccTGCCTTCCCCACTGACCCGCTGACCACGCCAGCGGGGCGCCCCGGGCCGTGGGGGGAGGCGTGGGGGGCTGTGCCAGGTGCAGACCCCTCGTGGTCCCCGTCTGGGGTGCCAGAGTCAAGCACTGCATCCCCCAGCCAGGCCTCCACCACGGCCAGCACATCCCTGGCACCCCGAGCTGGGGCCACCGTGGTGCctggggatgaggaggggaccaccaccacctccaccatcaccaccaccactgTCACCACACTGCAGGGGCCAG CTCCCTGCAACCGGACGCTGGCGGGTCCCGAGGGCTGGCTGGTGTCCCCAGAACCAACTGGTGTCCCCTATGATGGCAGCCTGGACTGCACCTACAGCATCTCTGTCTACCCTGGCTATGGTGTGGAGCTCAAG GTAGAGAACATCAGCCTGGCAGAAGGGGAGACACTGACAGTGGAGAGTGCGGGGGGCCTGGAGCCCAACCTCCTGGCCAACGAGTCCTTCCTGCTGCGGGGCCAGGTCATCCGCAGCCCAGCCAACCTCCTCACCCTCCGCTTCCAGAGCCCCCGGCCCCCCAGCCCTGGTTCCTACCACTTTCACTACCAAG CCTACCTGCTGAGCTGCCCCTTCCCAGCACGGCCGGCTTTCGGGGAGGTCTCGGTCAGCAGCCTGCACCCTGGCGGGGACGCCCGTTTCCGCTGCTCCACGGGATACCAGCTGCAGGGCGCCCGCCGGCTCGTCTGCCGCAACGCCACTCGCCCCTTCTGGAGCGCCCGTGAGCCCCTCTGTCTCG CGGCGTGTGGCGGCGTGGTGCGGAATGCCACGGTGGGACGCATTGTCTCGCCCGGCTTTCCCGGGAACTACAGCAACAACCTGACCTGCCACTGGCTGCTGGAAGCGCCGGATGGCCACCGCCTGCACCTCCACTTCGAAAAGGTGTCACTGGCAGAGGACGATGACAG GCTCATCATCCGCAACGGCAACAACGTGGAGGCACCGCCGGTGTATGACTCCTACGAGGTGGAGTACCTGCCCATCGAGGGGCTGCTCAGCACCGGGCGCCACTTCTTCGTGGAGCTCACCACTGACAGCAGCGGGGCCGCTGCGGGCATGGCGCTGCGCTATGAGG CCTTCGAGCAAGGGCATTGCTATGAGCCCTTCGTCAAGTATGGGAACTTCACGACCAGTGATCCCCGGTACCCCGTGGGCACCACGGTGGAGTTCAGCTGCGACCCTGGCTAcacgctggagcagggctcCACTATCATCGAGTGCGTCGACCCCAGTGACCCACAGTGGAACGAGACAGAACCAGCGTGCCGTG CGGTGTGCAGCGGGGAGCTGACGGACACGGCTGGAGTGGTGCTGTCACCCAACTGGCCAGAGGCATACGGCAAGGGCCAGGACTGCATCTGGGGGCTGCACGTGGAGGAGGACAAGCGCATCATGCTGGACGTCCGCGT gctgcggCTGGGCTCGGGGGACATGCTGACCTTCTACGACGGGGACGACCTGACGGCGCGCATCCTGGGCCAGTACACGGGCGCCCGTGGCCGCTTCAAGCTCTACGCATCCACTGCCGATGTCACCGTCCAGTTCCAGTCCGACCCCGGTGCCGGTGCCTTTGCCTATAGGCAGGGCTTTGTCATCCACTTCTCCG AGGTTCCCCGTAATGACAcctgccctgagctgccagACATTGCAAATGGCTGGAAGACGTCCTCACAGCCAGAGCTCCTCCATGGCACTGTGGTTACATTCCATTGCTACCCCGGCTTCCAGCTGACTGGCACGGACCTCCTGATGTGTCACTGGGACCTGACGTGGAGCGGTGACCTGCCCTCCTGCGAGCGGG TGACAACCTGCCGGGACCCTGGGGATGCTGAGCACAGCCGCAGGGTGGTCTCCAACCCTAAATTCCCGGTGGGAGCCACCGTGCAGTACGTCTGTGACAAGGGCTACGTCCTGGCGGGCGCTGGGACCCTCACCTGCCATGACCGCGCTGCGGGGGGACCCAAGTGGAGCGACCGCCTCCCCAAGTGCATCC CGGAGACCTACGAGCCCTGCCACAACCCCGGCGtgccggcgggcgggcggcagAGCCCGGAGCGGCGGCTGTACCCGGCGGGAGCCACCCTGCGCTTCTCCTGCACCGCCGGCCGGGCGCTGCTGGGCGAGAGCAGCCTGCGCTGCCTGCCCGGACACCCCTCCCGCTGGAGCGGCTCCCCTCCCATCTGCAAGGCGG CCTCCTACGATGAGTTTTACAGCAACCGCAACCTGGATG CTGTGGCCAAGGCCGTGCCCTCGGGGACAACGCTGGAGGGCACCAACGTTGCCATCGCTGTCTTCCTGCCCGTGCTGGTGGTGGCCCTGCTCATCGGGGGCATTTACCTCTACTTCTCCAA GCTCCAGGGGAAGCCggctctgcagctgccccttGCTGGCTCCCACCCCTATGACCATATCACCGTGGAGTCGGCTTTTGACAATCCCACCTATGAGACAGGA TCTGTTTTCTTTGCAGGACACGAGGGAATATGA
- the SEZ6 gene encoding seizure protein 6 homolog isoform X2: MGPPPALLLPLLAALLRAPAHGFNGLARKTGESAEVEPTALPTPAEREAEARFVSTAPTLKILNHHPLLEDLLHEAFLKKDYLAQAPFLPAGTGPLLPAGALQPAPGPPEPEPSPRTPALPRPAFPTDPLTTPAGRPGPWGEAWGAVPGADPSWSPSGVPESSTASPSQASTTASTSLAPRAGATVVPGDEEGTTTTSTITTTTVTTLQGPAPCNRTLAGPEGWLVSPEPTGVPYDGSLDCTYSISVYPGYGVELKVENISLAEGETLTVESAGGLEPNLLANESFLLRGQVIRSPANLLTLRFQSPRPPSPGSYHFHYQAYLLSCPFPARPAFGEVSVSSLHPGGDARFRCSTGYQLQGARRLVCRNATRPFWSAREPLCLAACGGVVRNATVGRIVSPGFPGNYSNNLTCHWLLEAPDGHRLHLHFEKVSLAEDDDRLIIRNGNNVEAPPVYDSYEVEYLPIEGLLSTGRHFFVELTTDSSGAAAGMALRYEAFEQGHCYEPFVKYGNFTTSDPRYPVGTTVEFSCDPGYTLEQGSTIIECVDPSDPQWNETEPACRAVCSGELTDTAGVVLSPNWPEAYGKGQDCIWGLHVEEDKRIMLDVRVLRLGSGDMLTFYDGDDLTARILGQYTGARGRFKLYASTADVTVQFQSDPGAGAFAYRQGFVIHFSEVPRNDTCPELPDIANGWKTSSQPELLHGTVVTFHCYPGFQLTGTDLLMCHWDLTWSGDLPSCERVTTCRDPGDAEHSRRVVSNPKFPVGATVQYVCDKGYVLAGAGTLTCHDRAAGGPKWSDRLPKCIPETYEPCHNPGVPAGGRQSPERRLYPAGATLRFSCTAGRALLGESSLRCLPGHPSRWSGSPPICKAASYDEFYSNRNLDAVAKAVPSGTTLEGTNVAIAVFLPVLVVALLIGGIYLYFSKLQGKPALQLPLAGSHPYDHITVESAFDNPTYETGDTREYEVSI; the protein is encoded by the exons ATGGGCCCGCCGCCCGCGCTGCTCCTGCCGCTCCTCGCCGCGCTGCTCCGCGCCCCGGCACACG GCTTCAATGGGCTGGCAAGGAAGACAGGGGAGAGCGCTGAGGTGGAGCCGACGGCGCTGCCCACGCCGGCGGAGCGGGAGGCAGAGGCTCGCTTCGTGAGCACGGCGCCCACGCTCAAGATCCTCAACCACCACCCGCTGCTGGAGGACCTGCTGCACGAAGCCTTCCTGAAGAAGGACTACCTGGCCCAGGCGCCATTCCTGCCTGCTGGAACGggccctctcctccctgctggcGCCCTCCAGCCTGCCCCCGGCCCCCCAGAACCTGAGCCCTCACCCCgcacccctgccctgccccggccTGCCTTCCCCACTGACCCGCTGACCACGCCAGCGGGGCGCCCCGGGCCGTGGGGGGAGGCGTGGGGGGCTGTGCCAGGTGCAGACCCCTCGTGGTCCCCGTCTGGGGTGCCAGAGTCAAGCACTGCATCCCCCAGCCAGGCCTCCACCACGGCCAGCACATCCCTGGCACCCCGAGCTGGGGCCACCGTGGTGCctggggatgaggaggggaccaccaccacctccaccatcaccaccaccactgTCACCACACTGCAGGGGCCAG CTCCCTGCAACCGGACGCTGGCGGGTCCCGAGGGCTGGCTGGTGTCCCCAGAACCAACTGGTGTCCCCTATGATGGCAGCCTGGACTGCACCTACAGCATCTCTGTCTACCCTGGCTATGGTGTGGAGCTCAAG GTAGAGAACATCAGCCTGGCAGAAGGGGAGACACTGACAGTGGAGAGTGCGGGGGGCCTGGAGCCCAACCTCCTGGCCAACGAGTCCTTCCTGCTGCGGGGCCAGGTCATCCGCAGCCCAGCCAACCTCCTCACCCTCCGCTTCCAGAGCCCCCGGCCCCCCAGCCCTGGTTCCTACCACTTTCACTACCAAG CCTACCTGCTGAGCTGCCCCTTCCCAGCACGGCCGGCTTTCGGGGAGGTCTCGGTCAGCAGCCTGCACCCTGGCGGGGACGCCCGTTTCCGCTGCTCCACGGGATACCAGCTGCAGGGCGCCCGCCGGCTCGTCTGCCGCAACGCCACTCGCCCCTTCTGGAGCGCCCGTGAGCCCCTCTGTCTCG CGGCGTGTGGCGGCGTGGTGCGGAATGCCACGGTGGGACGCATTGTCTCGCCCGGCTTTCCCGGGAACTACAGCAACAACCTGACCTGCCACTGGCTGCTGGAAGCGCCGGATGGCCACCGCCTGCACCTCCACTTCGAAAAGGTGTCACTGGCAGAGGACGATGACAG GCTCATCATCCGCAACGGCAACAACGTGGAGGCACCGCCGGTGTATGACTCCTACGAGGTGGAGTACCTGCCCATCGAGGGGCTGCTCAGCACCGGGCGCCACTTCTTCGTGGAGCTCACCACTGACAGCAGCGGGGCCGCTGCGGGCATGGCGCTGCGCTATGAGG CCTTCGAGCAAGGGCATTGCTATGAGCCCTTCGTCAAGTATGGGAACTTCACGACCAGTGATCCCCGGTACCCCGTGGGCACCACGGTGGAGTTCAGCTGCGACCCTGGCTAcacgctggagcagggctcCACTATCATCGAGTGCGTCGACCCCAGTGACCCACAGTGGAACGAGACAGAACCAGCGTGCCGTG CGGTGTGCAGCGGGGAGCTGACGGACACGGCTGGAGTGGTGCTGTCACCCAACTGGCCAGAGGCATACGGCAAGGGCCAGGACTGCATCTGGGGGCTGCACGTGGAGGAGGACAAGCGCATCATGCTGGACGTCCGCGT gctgcggCTGGGCTCGGGGGACATGCTGACCTTCTACGACGGGGACGACCTGACGGCGCGCATCCTGGGCCAGTACACGGGCGCCCGTGGCCGCTTCAAGCTCTACGCATCCACTGCCGATGTCACCGTCCAGTTCCAGTCCGACCCCGGTGCCGGTGCCTTTGCCTATAGGCAGGGCTTTGTCATCCACTTCTCCG AGGTTCCCCGTAATGACAcctgccctgagctgccagACATTGCAAATGGCTGGAAGACGTCCTCACAGCCAGAGCTCCTCCATGGCACTGTGGTTACATTCCATTGCTACCCCGGCTTCCAGCTGACTGGCACGGACCTCCTGATGTGTCACTGGGACCTGACGTGGAGCGGTGACCTGCCCTCCTGCGAGCGGG TGACAACCTGCCGGGACCCTGGGGATGCTGAGCACAGCCGCAGGGTGGTCTCCAACCCTAAATTCCCGGTGGGAGCCACCGTGCAGTACGTCTGTGACAAGGGCTACGTCCTGGCGGGCGCTGGGACCCTCACCTGCCATGACCGCGCTGCGGGGGGACCCAAGTGGAGCGACCGCCTCCCCAAGTGCATCC CGGAGACCTACGAGCCCTGCCACAACCCCGGCGtgccggcgggcgggcggcagAGCCCGGAGCGGCGGCTGTACCCGGCGGGAGCCACCCTGCGCTTCTCCTGCACCGCCGGCCGGGCGCTGCTGGGCGAGAGCAGCCTGCGCTGCCTGCCCGGACACCCCTCCCGCTGGAGCGGCTCCCCTCCCATCTGCAAGGCGG CCTCCTACGATGAGTTTTACAGCAACCGCAACCTGGATG CTGTGGCCAAGGCCGTGCCCTCGGGGACAACGCTGGAGGGCACCAACGTTGCCATCGCTGTCTTCCTGCCCGTGCTGGTGGTGGCCCTGCTCATCGGGGGCATTTACCTCTACTTCTCCAA GCTCCAGGGGAAGCCggctctgcagctgccccttGCTGGCTCCCACCCCTATGACCATATCACCGTGGAGTCGGCTTTTGACAATCCCACCTATGAGACAGGA GACACGAGGGAATATGAGGTGTCCATCTAG
- the SEZ6 gene encoding seizure protein 6 homolog isoform X1 produces MGPPPALLLPLLAALLRAPAHGFNGLARKTGESAEVEPTALPTPAEREAEARFVSTAPTLKILNHHPLLEDLLHEAFLKKDYLAQAPFLPAGTGPLLPAGALQPAPGPPEPEPSPRTPALPRPAFPTDPLTTPAGRPGPWGEAWGAVPGADPSWSPSGVPESSTASPSQASTTASTSLAPRAGATVVPGDEEGTTTTSTITTTTVTTLQGPAPCNRTLAGPEGWLVSPEPTGVPYDGSLDCTYSISVYPGYGVELKVENISLAEGETLTVESAGGLEPNLLANESFLLRGQVIRSPANLLTLRFQSPRPPSPGSYHFHYQAYLLSCPFPARPAFGEVSVSSLHPGGDARFRCSTGYQLQGARRLVCRNATRPFWSAREPLCLAACGGVVRNATVGRIVSPGFPGNYSNNLTCHWLLEAPDGHRLHLHFEKVSLAEDDDRLIIRNGNNVEAPPVYDSYEVEYLPIEGLLSTGRHFFVELTTDSSGAAAGMALRYEAFEQGHCYEPFVKYGNFTTSDPRYPVGTTVEFSCDPGYTLEQGSTIIECVDPSDPQWNETEPACRAVCSGELTDTAGVVLSPNWPEAYGKGQDCIWGLHVEEDKRIMLDVRVLRLGSGDMLTFYDGDDLTARILGQYTGARGRFKLYASTADVTVQFQSDPGAGAFAYRQGFVIHFSEVPRNDTCPELPDIANGWKTSSQPELLHGTVVTFHCYPGFQLTGTDLLMCHWDLTWSGDLPSCERVTTCRDPGDAEHSRRVVSNPKFPVGATVQYVCDKGYVLAGAGTLTCHDRAAGGPKWSDRLPKCIPETYEPCHNPGVPAGGRQSPERRLYPAGATLRFSCTAGRALLGESSLRCLPGHPSRWSGSPPICKAASYDEFYSNRNLDAVAKAVPSGTTLEGTNVAIAVFLPVLVVALLIGGIYLYFSKLQGKPALQLPLAGSHPYDHITVESAFDNPTYETGSVFFAGHEGI; encoded by the exons ATGGGCCCGCCGCCCGCGCTGCTCCTGCCGCTCCTCGCCGCGCTGCTCCGCGCCCCGGCACACG GCTTCAATGGGCTGGCAAGGAAGACAGGGGAGAGCGCTGAGGTGGAGCCGACGGCGCTGCCCACGCCGGCGGAGCGGGAGGCAGAGGCTCGCTTCGTGAGCACGGCGCCCACGCTCAAGATCCTCAACCACCACCCGCTGCTGGAGGACCTGCTGCACGAAGCCTTCCTGAAGAAGGACTACCTGGCCCAGGCGCCATTCCTGCCTGCTGGAACGggccctctcctccctgctggcGCCCTCCAGCCTGCCCCCGGCCCCCCAGAACCTGAGCCCTCACCCCgcacccctgccctgccccggccTGCCTTCCCCACTGACCCGCTGACCACGCCAGCGGGGCGCCCCGGGCCGTGGGGGGAGGCGTGGGGGGCTGTGCCAGGTGCAGACCCCTCGTGGTCCCCGTCTGGGGTGCCAGAGTCAAGCACTGCATCCCCCAGCCAGGCCTCCACCACGGCCAGCACATCCCTGGCACCCCGAGCTGGGGCCACCGTGGTGCctggggatgaggaggggaccaccaccacctccaccatcaccaccaccactgTCACCACACTGCAGGGGCCAG CTCCCTGCAACCGGACGCTGGCGGGTCCCGAGGGCTGGCTGGTGTCCCCAGAACCAACTGGTGTCCCCTATGATGGCAGCCTGGACTGCACCTACAGCATCTCTGTCTACCCTGGCTATGGTGTGGAGCTCAAG GTAGAGAACATCAGCCTGGCAGAAGGGGAGACACTGACAGTGGAGAGTGCGGGGGGCCTGGAGCCCAACCTCCTGGCCAACGAGTCCTTCCTGCTGCGGGGCCAGGTCATCCGCAGCCCAGCCAACCTCCTCACCCTCCGCTTCCAGAGCCCCCGGCCCCCCAGCCCTGGTTCCTACCACTTTCACTACCAAG CCTACCTGCTGAGCTGCCCCTTCCCAGCACGGCCGGCTTTCGGGGAGGTCTCGGTCAGCAGCCTGCACCCTGGCGGGGACGCCCGTTTCCGCTGCTCCACGGGATACCAGCTGCAGGGCGCCCGCCGGCTCGTCTGCCGCAACGCCACTCGCCCCTTCTGGAGCGCCCGTGAGCCCCTCTGTCTCG CGGCGTGTGGCGGCGTGGTGCGGAATGCCACGGTGGGACGCATTGTCTCGCCCGGCTTTCCCGGGAACTACAGCAACAACCTGACCTGCCACTGGCTGCTGGAAGCGCCGGATGGCCACCGCCTGCACCTCCACTTCGAAAAGGTGTCACTGGCAGAGGACGATGACAG GCTCATCATCCGCAACGGCAACAACGTGGAGGCACCGCCGGTGTATGACTCCTACGAGGTGGAGTACCTGCCCATCGAGGGGCTGCTCAGCACCGGGCGCCACTTCTTCGTGGAGCTCACCACTGACAGCAGCGGGGCCGCTGCGGGCATGGCGCTGCGCTATGAGG CCTTCGAGCAAGGGCATTGCTATGAGCCCTTCGTCAAGTATGGGAACTTCACGACCAGTGATCCCCGGTACCCCGTGGGCACCACGGTGGAGTTCAGCTGCGACCCTGGCTAcacgctggagcagggctcCACTATCATCGAGTGCGTCGACCCCAGTGACCCACAGTGGAACGAGACAGAACCAGCGTGCCGTG CGGTGTGCAGCGGGGAGCTGACGGACACGGCTGGAGTGGTGCTGTCACCCAACTGGCCAGAGGCATACGGCAAGGGCCAGGACTGCATCTGGGGGCTGCACGTGGAGGAGGACAAGCGCATCATGCTGGACGTCCGCGT gctgcggCTGGGCTCGGGGGACATGCTGACCTTCTACGACGGGGACGACCTGACGGCGCGCATCCTGGGCCAGTACACGGGCGCCCGTGGCCGCTTCAAGCTCTACGCATCCACTGCCGATGTCACCGTCCAGTTCCAGTCCGACCCCGGTGCCGGTGCCTTTGCCTATAGGCAGGGCTTTGTCATCCACTTCTCCG AGGTTCCCCGTAATGACAcctgccctgagctgccagACATTGCAAATGGCTGGAAGACGTCCTCACAGCCAGAGCTCCTCCATGGCACTGTGGTTACATTCCATTGCTACCCCGGCTTCCAGCTGACTGGCACGGACCTCCTGATGTGTCACTGGGACCTGACGTGGAGCGGTGACCTGCCCTCCTGCGAGCGGG TGACAACCTGCCGGGACCCTGGGGATGCTGAGCACAGCCGCAGGGTGGTCTCCAACCCTAAATTCCCGGTGGGAGCCACCGTGCAGTACGTCTGTGACAAGGGCTACGTCCTGGCGGGCGCTGGGACCCTCACCTGCCATGACCGCGCTGCGGGGGGACCCAAGTGGAGCGACCGCCTCCCCAAGTGCATCC CGGAGACCTACGAGCCCTGCCACAACCCCGGCGtgccggcgggcgggcggcagAGCCCGGAGCGGCGGCTGTACCCGGCGGGAGCCACCCTGCGCTTCTCCTGCACCGCCGGCCGGGCGCTGCTGGGCGAGAGCAGCCTGCGCTGCCTGCCCGGACACCCCTCCCGCTGGAGCGGCTCCCCTCCCATCTGCAAGGCGG CCTCCTACGATGAGTTTTACAGCAACCGCAACCTGGATG CTGTGGCCAAGGCCGTGCCCTCGGGGACAACGCTGGAGGGCACCAACGTTGCCATCGCTGTCTTCCTGCCCGTGCTGGTGGTGGCCCTGCTCATCGGGGGCATTTACCTCTACTTCTCCAA GCTCCAGGGGAAGCCggctctgcagctgccccttGCTGGCTCCCACCCCTATGACCATATCACCGTGGAGTCGGCTTTTGACAATCCCACCTATGAGACAGGA TCTGTTTTCTTTGCAGGACACGAGGGAATATGA